A single window of Sphingobacteriales bacterium DNA harbors:
- a CDS encoding ribose-phosphate pyrophosphokinase — MILFATRKYEYLKDEIIKIDSRFELGEVKTNTFPDGEIYHQICTTVAQQHVVIIGGTTDDSSTLELYDIAIACEQLGANKLSIVIPYFGYATMERAVKSGEIVKAKTRALLFSSIPQTPFGNDIFLFDLHTEGLPYYFEKNCRTVHVYCKNIIKEAAAEIGNQNFVLASTDAGRAKWVESLANDMNVNATLCFKRRISGNETQITSISADVKDKLVIIYDDMIRTGGSLIQAAKAYKEAGASNIAVITTHGLFIQDALQKLKNAGIIQCVYTTNSHPNSIAIQDDFLVVKSIAKLITEQFSL; from the coding sequence ATGATTCTTTTTGCTACAAGAAAATACGAATATCTCAAAGATGAAATTATTAAAATTGATTCTAGATTTGAATTAGGTGAAGTAAAGACAAACACTTTTCCAGATGGCGAAATTTATCATCAAATATGTACCACAGTAGCACAACAACATGTTGTTATTATTGGTGGAACAACAGACGATTCCTCTACATTAGAATTGTATGATATTGCAATTGCTTGCGAACAATTAGGTGCCAATAAATTAAGCATTGTAATTCCATATTTTGGATATGCAACAATGGAAAGAGCTGTAAAATCTGGCGAAATAGTAAAAGCAAAAACACGTGCATTATTATTTTCTTCCATTCCACAAACACCATTTGGTAATGATATTTTTCTATTCGATTTACACACCGAAGGTTTGCCATACTATTTTGAAAAAAATTGTAGAACGGTGCATGTATATTGCAAAAATATTATAAAAGAAGCTGCAGCAGAAATCGGAAATCAAAATTTTGTATTAGCATCTACAGATGCTGGTAGAGCAAAATGGGTTGAATCATTAGCAAATGATATGAATGTAAATGCGACTTTGTGTTTTAAAAGAAGAATATCTGGTAATGAAACACAAATCACATCTATTTCTGCTGATGTAAAAGATAAGCTAGTCATTATTTACGATGATATGATACGCACTGGTGGTAGTTTGATACAAGCAGCAAAAGCCTATAAAGAAGCAGGCGCTAGCAATATTGCTGTAATTACCACACATGGACTTTTTATTCAAGATGCATTGCAGAAATTAAAAAACGCAGGAATAATACAATGTGTGTATACAACAAACTCGCATCCAAATAGTATTGCAATACAAGATGATTTTTTAGTAGTAAAAAGTATAGCTAAATTAATTACAGAACAATTTAGTTTGTAA
- a CDS encoding CDP-alcohol phosphatidyltransferase family protein, with product MSIKQHIPNSLTLLNLFCGVAGIILCLYNHYYLVPVMVFISLVADFLDGFVARALKVKSDLGAQLDSLADMTTFGVLPSMMLFSMLNAIQSDAPLHFQYNKTMGNHEIIFPALSFVAIFYAIFACLRLAKFNIDTRQTVNFIGVPTPILPCLYWVCIAIILSIMV from the coding sequence ATGTCAATAAAACAACATATTCCAAACTCACTTACCCTACTCAATTTATTTTGTGGAGTGGCTGGCATTATATTGTGCTTATACAATCATTACTATTTAGTTCCTGTAATGGTTTTTATTTCGTTGGTGGCTGATTTTTTAGATGGATTTGTTGCCAGAGCATTGAAAGTAAAATCAGACTTAGGTGCGCAATTAGATTCTTTGGCAGACATGACTACATTTGGTGTTTTGCCAAGCATGATGTTATTCTCCATGCTCAATGCAATACAATCAGATGCACCATTGCATTTTCAATATAATAAAACAATGGGAAACCATGAAATAATATTTCCTGCATTATCATTTGTAGCTATATTTTATGCCATATTTGCCTGTTTGCGTTTAGCAAAATTCAACATAGACACAAGGCAAACTGTAAATTTTATTGGTGTACCAACGCCAATCTTGCCATGTTTGTATTGGGTTTGTATTGCTATTATACTTTCAATCATGGTGTAG
- the gmk gene encoding guanylate kinase, whose amino-acid sequence MQKVIILSGPSGVGKNTLGDKLMQEFPQLAYSVSATTRPIRAGETEGKDYYFISTQAFEEQIKNDALLEWQEVYEDTYYGTLKSELDRINQLNQFPLLVIDVFGAINIMKNLKFKPLTIFIDPVNLEVLEERLKNRGTDSPEKIAKRMEKASVEIHEKKHFDIAIVNDDLEIASQQLAAIVKHFLLYIQ is encoded by the coding sequence ATGCAAAAAGTAATTATACTTTCTGGACCATCAGGTGTTGGCAAAAACACACTAGGAGACAAGCTAATGCAAGAATTTCCACAATTAGCATATTCAGTCTCAGCAACTACAAGACCTATCCGTGCTGGAGAAACCGAAGGTAAAGATTATTATTTTATTAGTACTCAAGCTTTTGAAGAACAAATAAAAAATGATGCTTTGCTAGAATGGCAAGAAGTATATGAAGACACCTATTATGGCACACTAAAATCAGAATTAGATAGAATTAATCAACTCAATCAATTTCCACTTTTAGTTATTGATGTCTTTGGTGCTATCAATATTATGAAGAATTTAAAGTTTAAACCTTTAACGATTTTTATTGATCCAGTAAATCTTGAAGTATTAGAAGAAAGATTGAAAAATAGAGGCACAGATTCGCCAGAAAAAATTGCAAAGAGAATGGAAAAAGCAAGCGTGGAAATTCACGAGAAAAAACATTTTGATATTGCGATTGTGAATGACGATTTGGAAATTGCTTCGCAACAACTTGCGGCTATTGTAAAACATTTTCTATTATATATTCAATAG
- a CDS encoding ABC transporter permease, with protein sequence MISAICLVGGFTKEIKEKIFGFWGEIHIHKLENSNSFEASSIHINEIDIPKIKKIDAVKYVSPYITKAGIIKTKNDIEGVVVKGVDKNFDWNFIQKYITNGQQIQYTDTGFSKQVLVSSVQAKKLKLEVGDKFILYFLKKGAPQPIGRKVEIAGIYKTGLYEYDEKFVLWDVAMLQQINQWNKDEITGLEIRLNDINKMDKVKDEIYYTIIDNTKYAETIKEIYPNIFEWLNLQKMNEYIVLLIMAIVAMLNMISALIILILDRTQMIGILKALGATNQKIKTIFLYQASYIIFFGILIGNFIAFAVCLLQKYTGVFKLNEENYYLSEVPVFFDLPMILLINILTFVICYLVMYLPTRIIAKIMPIKAMKFE encoded by the coding sequence ATGATAAGTGCCATATGCTTAGTTGGTGGTTTTACAAAAGAAATAAAAGAAAAAATATTCGGCTTCTGGGGCGAAATACATATTCACAAATTAGAAAACAGCAATTCATTTGAAGCTAGCTCAATTCATATCAACGAGATAGATATTCCTAAAATAAAAAAAATTGATGCTGTAAAATATGTGTCGCCATACATTACAAAAGCTGGAATAATAAAAACAAAAAATGACATTGAAGGTGTTGTAGTAAAAGGCGTTGATAAAAATTTTGATTGGAACTTTATTCAAAAATATATCACAAACGGGCAACAAATACAATACACTGACACTGGTTTTAGCAAACAAGTTTTGGTTTCGTCTGTTCAAGCAAAAAAATTAAAACTTGAAGTTGGCGATAAATTTATTTTATATTTTCTAAAAAAAGGCGCGCCACAACCTATTGGTAGAAAAGTTGAGATTGCTGGCATTTATAAAACTGGATTGTATGAATATGATGAAAAATTTGTGCTTTGGGATGTTGCAATGTTACAGCAAATAAATCAATGGAATAAAGATGAAATAACTGGACTAGAAATTAGGCTAAATGATATAAACAAAATGGATAAAGTAAAAGATGAAATTTACTACACCATTATCGACAATACAAAATATGCCGAAACTATAAAAGAAATATATCCAAATATATTTGAATGGCTTAATCTACAAAAAATGAACGAGTACATTGTGCTGCTCATCATGGCAATTGTTGCAATGCTCAACATGATTTCTGCTTTAATCATATTAATATTAGACAGAACACAGATGATTGGTATTCTAAAAGCACTAGGCGCCACAAACCAAAAAATTAAAACAATATTTTTATATCAAGCATCATACATCATATTTTTTGGAATACTTATTGGCAATTTTATTGCATTTGCAGTATGTCTCTTACAAAAATACACAGGCGTCTTTAAGCTGAATGAAGAAAACTATTATCTTTCAGAAGTTCCTGTTTTCTTTGACCTTCCGATGATATTACTCATAAATATTCTAACGTTTGTCATATGCTATCTTGTAATGTACCTACCTACAAGAATAATTGCCAAAATAATGCCCATAAAAGCAATGAAGTTTGAGTAG
- a CDS encoding PIN domain nuclease, with translation MLLISDSNIIISAIVSPNGTISNIIHSKRKFKIIAPEFLKVEINRHKEKILKLTGYSVNEYELIYKELIANIQFVDTNGIPKYYTQKAFDLVKDIDLDDLEFVELALYKRCLLWTVDRSLVNGLKKKGFTKIITTSELRKFLYKK, from the coding sequence ATGCTCTTGATATCCGATAGTAATATAATTATTAGTGCTATTGTTTCGCCAAATGGTACTATTTCAAATATCATCCATTCTAAAAGAAAATTCAAAATTATAGCACCTGAATTTCTGAAAGTAGAAATCAATAGGCACAAAGAAAAGATTTTAAAATTAACAGGATATTCAGTTAATGAATATGAATTAATTTATAAAGAATTAATTGCAAATATCCAATTTGTAGATACAAATGGTATTCCTAAATATTATACTCAAAAAGCATTTGATTTGGTAAAAGATATAGATTTGGATGACTTAGAATTTGTAGAATTGGCATTATACAAAAGATGCTTATTATGGACAGTTGATAGAAGTCTAGTAAATGGTCTGAAGAAAAAAGGATTTACAAAAATTATCACTACATCAGAGTTAAGAAAATTTCTCTATAAAAAGTAA
- the rseP gene encoding RIP metalloprotease RseP, translating to MNFIQIFYLFLGLSLLIILHEMGHFIPAKLFGTRVKKFYLFFDFLFPFSKVLPFSIFKKKIGGTEYGLGWFPFGGYVDIAGMVDETTSEEELDKDDTPKEQQFRFKPAWQRLIIMVGGVTVNLVLAMFIYAGLFGVYGEDYLPNKNVKNGIMIVDSVAYDLGLQTGDKLVALDGKPIERFDNFQKDMLLNQASTLTINRNGEEQTLKISKEFLGTLIQKKKTQIVMPIMPFVIDSVLKDNPAAAAGFKKDDILLAVDSISTPTYVEAHNEIAKHANTSIPVTVLRNNDTVDIQVTPNKEAKIGIAAKFELENLYPTEHIEYGFFAAIARGFKEPFTKISDYWKSLKLMALPKVELKDNLGGFYSMGKIMPATWDWRAFWSITALISVILAFMNILPIPMLDGGYIVFLFYEMVVGKPLPIKVQNVLQNIGLVIILGLMLFANGMDIIRGIFG from the coding sequence ATGAATTTTATACAAATATTTTACTTGTTTTTAGGATTGTCCTTACTAATTATTCTTCATGAAATGGGACACTTTATTCCTGCAAAACTTTTTGGAACACGTGTTAAAAAATTTTACCTCTTTTTTGACTTCCTTTTCCCTTTCTCCAAAGTATTGCCATTTTCAATATTTAAAAAGAAAATTGGTGGTACAGAATATGGCTTAGGCTGGTTTCCATTTGGTGGCTATGTAGATATTGCAGGTATGGTAGACGAAACTACATCTGAAGAAGAACTAGATAAAGACGACACACCAAAGGAACAACAATTTAGATTTAAACCAGCTTGGCAACGACTGATCATTATGGTTGGTGGCGTTACTGTAAACTTGGTGTTGGCAATGTTTATATACGCAGGCTTATTTGGCGTATATGGCGAAGATTATTTGCCTAATAAAAATGTAAAAAACGGAATTATGATAGTAGATTCTGTTGCTTATGACTTAGGTTTACAAACGGGCGATAAACTAGTGGCTCTAGATGGAAAACCAATTGAAAGATTTGATAATTTCCAAAAAGATATGCTACTCAACCAAGCATCTACATTAACTATAAATAGAAATGGCGAAGAGCAAACATTAAAAATTTCAAAAGAATTTTTAGGTACATTAATACAAAAGAAAAAAACACAAATAGTAATGCCTATCATGCCATTTGTTATTGATAGTGTATTAAAAGACAATCCTGCGGCAGCAGCTGGATTTAAAAAAGATGATATTTTACTAGCTGTAGATTCTATAAGCACACCAACCTATGTAGAAGCACATAACGAAATTGCAAAACATGCGAATACAAGTATTCCTGTTACAGTGCTAAGAAATAACGATACTGTAGACATACAAGTAACGCCAAATAAAGAAGCTAAAATTGGCATTGCTGCAAAATTTGAATTAGAAAATCTATATCCAACAGAACATATAGAATATGGTTTCTTTGCTGCAATAGCTAGAGGTTTTAAAGAGCCATTTACAAAAATTAGCGACTATTGGAAGAGCTTGAAACTAATGGCATTGCCAAAAGTAGAACTAAAAGACAACTTAGGTGGATTTTATTCTATGGGTAAAATAATGCCAGCAACTTGGGATTGGAGAGCATTTTGGAGCATCACAGCATTAATATCTGTAATATTAGCATTCATGAATATATTGCCAATACCTATGTTAGATGGTGGTTATATTGTATTCTTATTTTACGAAATGGTAGTAGGAAAACCATTACCTATAAAAGTTCAAAATGTGTTACAAAATATAGGATTAGTAATAATACTAGGATTAATGTTGTTTGCTAATGGAATGGATATTATAAGAGGAATTTTTGGTTGA
- a CDS encoding DNA primase, whose translation MITRDTIRKIIDTAQIVEVVGDYVNLKKSGSIYKGNCPFHQEKTPSFVVNPNKNIFKCFGCGKGGDSINFIMEHEKLSYPEALKFLANKYHIEVEETYTQTEESKAEQAQVDSLYIALNFASKFYHKQLLETEDGQAIALSYCTERGLSHEVIEKFQIGYAPDSFDAFLNEAKSNAYNEDVLLNAGLIKEKNNKKYDFFRDRLMFPIHNISGKTVAFGGRVLRKAENQPKYINTAETEVYHKSQLLYGIFHAKEFIRKQDECILVEGYTDVISLYQAGIKNVVASSGTALTREQVLLIKRFTQNIVILYDGDAAGVKAALRGLDIVLEIGLNVKIVMLPNAEDPDSFVRNNGTDVALNYIQNNQKDFILFKASQGIEEVANDPIKKSEIIKDIVRSIALVSDNIKRQLYIKECAKIVDIDEKILNIEINKIKSQQLKKQEDWNNDNEAEEYPTQQIELEKQQTKTATPTFYFQEKDIIRVLLEHADKEMNEDENVGVFVLSELIDTPFKNSIFDKVIKYYINAYEQDVPFEEINQLTHIEDDEVKKTLIDIQASSYELSPNWLKRHEIIVKEANRTYKTDVISVMNRYQYLKIMEAIQQIDEKIKESEESKEEELTFASYLKKIQLLSIRNELAKKIGTVTHPY comes from the coding sequence TTGATTACTAGAGACACCATACGAAAAATTATAGACACAGCCCAGATTGTTGAAGTGGTGGGCGATTATGTGAATCTGAAAAAATCTGGCAGTATCTACAAAGGTAATTGTCCTTTCCATCAAGAAAAAACACCTTCGTTTGTGGTTAATCCGAACAAAAATATATTCAAATGTTTTGGTTGTGGCAAAGGCGGCGATTCCATCAATTTTATAATGGAGCACGAAAAATTATCATATCCTGAAGCTCTAAAATTTTTGGCGAACAAATATCATATTGAAGTAGAAGAAACTTATACGCAAACTGAAGAAAGTAAAGCCGAGCAAGCACAAGTAGATAGCTTATATATTGCTTTAAATTTTGCATCTAAATTTTACCACAAACAATTGCTAGAAACAGAAGATGGACAAGCAATTGCTCTAAGTTATTGTACAGAAAGAGGCTTGAGCCATGAAGTGATTGAAAAATTTCAGATAGGGTATGCACCAGATAGCTTTGATGCATTCTTAAACGAAGCTAAAAGCAATGCATACAATGAAGATGTATTGTTGAATGCTGGACTAATTAAAGAGAAAAACAATAAGAAATATGATTTCTTTAGAGATAGACTAATGTTTCCAATACATAATATATCTGGCAAAACAGTAGCATTTGGCGGAAGAGTATTAAGAAAAGCAGAAAATCAGCCAAAATATATTAATACAGCAGAAACAGAAGTATATCACAAAAGTCAATTATTGTATGGCATTTTCCATGCAAAAGAATTTATCAGGAAACAAGATGAATGTATTTTGGTGGAAGGTTACACAGATGTTATTTCATTGTACCAAGCTGGCATAAAAAATGTAGTAGCGAGTTCTGGTACAGCACTTACACGCGAGCAAGTGTTACTCATCAAAAGGTTTACTCAAAATATAGTTATACTGTATGATGGTGATGCAGCTGGTGTAAAAGCAGCTCTACGTGGATTGGATATTGTTTTGGAAATTGGCTTGAATGTAAAAATTGTAATGCTTCCCAATGCAGAAGATCCAGACTCGTTTGTACGCAATAATGGCACTGATGTTGCATTAAATTATATTCAAAACAATCAAAAAGATTTTATATTATTCAAAGCATCGCAAGGCATTGAAGAAGTGGCTAACGACCCAATCAAGAAATCTGAGATTATAAAAGACATTGTACGAAGTATAGCATTGGTTAGCGATAATATTAAACGACAACTATACATAAAAGAATGTGCTAAAATTGTAGATATTGATGAAAAGATTTTAAATATTGAAATCAATAAAATAAAATCTCAGCAGCTAAAAAAACAAGAAGATTGGAACAATGATAATGAAGCAGAAGAATATCCTACACAGCAAATTGAATTAGAAAAACAGCAAACAAAAACAGCAACACCAACTTTCTATTTCCAAGAAAAAGATATCATTCGGGTTTTATTGGAACACGCCGACAAAGAAATGAATGAAGATGAAAACGTGGGTGTTTTTGTACTTTCAGAATTAATAGATACGCCATTTAAAAACTCAATTTTCGACAAAGTCATTAAATATTATATTAATGCTTATGAGCAAGATGTACCATTTGAAGAAATTAATCAACTGACGCATATTGAAGATGATGAAGTAAAAAAAACCTTGATAGACATACAAGCATCAAGCTATGAGCTGAGTCCAAATTGGTTGAAAAGGCATGAAATTATAGTAAAAGAAGCCAATAGAACTTACAAAACCGATGTCATTTCTGTCATGAATAGATATCAGTATCTTAAAATAATGGAAGCCATACAGCAAATTGATGAAAAAATAAAAGAATCTGAAGAAAGTAAAGAAGAAGAGCTTACTTTTGCATCCTATTTAAAGAAAATACAACTCTTAAGCATTAGAAACGAACTAGCCAAAAAAATAGGCACTGTTACACATCCGTATTGA
- a CDS encoding rhomboid family intramembrane serine protease — MVENFLISYYGKTMGSCLYLTLYISALAISSIPDYKKYNNFPAYNALGASGAVAAVIFCCIILYPQQGIMIFPIPFFIPSYIFGPLYIAYSYYMSKRNLDNIGHTAHLFGALYGVIFICVVYKDALAHFIEQVR, encoded by the coding sequence TTGGTAGAAAACTTTCTCATTAGTTATTATGGAAAAACAATGGGTAGTTGTTTGTACTTAACATTATATATAAGTGCTTTAGCCATTAGTAGCATTCCAGATTATAAGAAATACAACAATTTTCCTGCATACAATGCATTAGGTGCAAGTGGTGCTGTTGCAGCAGTAATTTTTTGCTGTATCATTTTATATCCACAACAAGGAATTATGATATTCCCAATTCCATTTTTCATACCTTCTTATATTTTTGGACCACTGTATATTGCTTATTCATACTATATGTCTAAGCGAAATTTGGATAATATTGGACATACTGCGCATCTTTTTGGTGCTTTGTATGGTGTTATCTTTATATGTGTTGTGTACAAAGATGCTTTAGCACATTTTATAGAACAAGTCAGATAA
- a CDS encoding type I restriction enzyme HsdR N-terminal domain-containing protein, translating into MQENKINIKKENGKTFIHCQIRKKWIILTPEEKVRQFLIDYFVTSLQYPLNYISVEKQIKVNQLKKRYDIVVYNQELQAHILVECKANSITINHDTLKQLLNYNISIAAPFLMISNGTQHHIFELNEGQFKQIDKLPSRFEIFT; encoded by the coding sequence ATGCAAGAAAATAAAATCAACATTAAAAAAGAAAATGGTAAAACATTTATTCATTGTCAGATTAGAAAGAAATGGATAATCTTAACTCCAGAAGAAAAAGTACGCCAATTTCTAATTGATTATTTTGTTACAAGCTTGCAATATCCATTAAATTACATTTCGGTTGAAAAACAAATAAAAGTTAATCAACTTAAAAAAAGATATGATATTGTAGTGTACAACCAAGAATTGCAGGCACATATTTTGGTAGAATGCAAGGCAAATTCCATTACTATCAACCATGATACTTTAAAACAATTATTGAATTATAATATTTCCATAGCTGCGCCATTTTTAATGATAAGCAATGGCACACAACATCATATTTTTGAATTGAATGAAGGTCAATTTAAACAGATAGATAAATTACCATCAAGATTTGAAATATTTACTTAA
- the holA gene encoding DNA polymerase III subunit delta, with translation MMTFDAIHKEILTKKFKPIYFFCGEESYFIDILEQALLQNVLQEHERDFNLDIFYAKDIDAQQILNAASQYPSFAERRIVLVREAQDFKAKVWEDLESYFSKPIQSTVLIFCHKHKALDKRLKISKLIEKASEFFVADKIKEEMLPTWIANHVKQIDLKIDATECNLLAENLGNDLSRINNELEKLKVVLPNGSNITKEVIEKWIGISKEYNLTEMNKAIIHHNFEKAIKISMYFEKNPKAGSIIAIIAFLYPYFSKLLLYHTQQSKSDNELKSMGLYYLQDYKIGVRQYSAQKTIQILHLLNEFDAKAKGLYASNNTTDANLLKELIYKIMN, from the coding sequence ATGATGACTTTTGATGCTATCCATAAAGAAATTTTGACCAAAAAATTTAAGCCAATTTATTTTTTTTGTGGAGAAGAATCCTATTTTATTGATATTCTAGAGCAAGCATTGCTCCAAAATGTACTACAAGAACATGAACGCGATTTTAATTTAGATATTTTTTATGCAAAAGATATTGATGCGCAACAAATACTGAATGCAGCAAGTCAATATCCATCGTTTGCAGAAAGAAGAATAGTGTTGGTAAGAGAAGCTCAGGATTTTAAAGCAAAAGTTTGGGAAGATTTAGAAAGTTATTTTAGTAAGCCAATACAAAGTACAGTATTGATTTTTTGCCACAAACATAAAGCATTAGACAAAAGATTAAAGATTAGCAAACTTATTGAAAAAGCATCTGAGTTTTTTGTGGCAGACAAAATTAAAGAAGAAATGTTGCCAACATGGATAGCCAATCATGTAAAACAAATCGACTTAAAAATTGATGCAACTGAATGTAACTTATTGGCAGAAAATTTAGGTAATGATTTGTCTAGAATTAATAATGAACTAGAAAAATTAAAAGTGGTATTGCCCAATGGAAGTAATATTACAAAAGAAGTAATTGAAAAATGGATAGGCATTTCAAAAGAATACAACTTAACAGAAATGAATAAGGCAATTATTCATCATAATTTTGAGAAAGCTATAAAGATTTCAATGTATTTTGAGAAAAATCCCAAAGCTGGTTCTATTATTGCAATTATAGCGTTCTTGTATCCATATTTTAGCAAATTACTTTTATACCACACGCAACAATCTAAAAGTGATAATGAGCTAAAAAGTATGGGCTTGTACTATTTACAAGATTATAAAATAGGTGTACGACAGTATTCTGCACAAAAAACAATACAAATTTTGCACTTACTCAACGAGTTTGATGCTAAAGCAAAAGGCTTGTACGCAAGTAACAATACTACTGATGCTAATTTGCTAAAAGAGTTAATTTATAAGATTATGAATTAA
- a CDS encoding saccharopine dehydrogenase family protein — protein sequence MSKKVLIIGAGGVGNVVVRKCAQAPEVFSEIMLASRTKSKCDAIANDIPNANIKTASVDADDVKQLVELIHSFKPDLVINVALPYQDLPIMDACLETGVHYLDTANYEPKDEAKFEYSWQWAYQERFKEKGIMALLGCGFDPGQSQIYVAHAAKHHFDEIHYLDIVDCNAGDHGQAFATNFNPEINIREITQDGKYWENGKWVTIPAMSIHKPIEYPNIGPKESYLLYHEELESLVKNFPTIKRARFWMTFGQQYITHLTVMQNIGLTSIKPIKFQGQDIVPLEFLKALLPEPGSLGENYTGETSIGCQIKGIKDGKDQTYFIWNNCKHQDAYADTKAQGVSYTTGVPAMLGAKLMLEGIWMKPGVYNTEEMDPDPFMQQIGKLGLPWHEQVGLTLPHEY from the coding sequence ATGTCTAAAAAAGTTTTAATTATTGGCGCTGGTGGCGTAGGCAATGTTGTAGTAAGAAAATGTGCTCAAGCTCCAGAAGTTTTTTCTGAAATCATGCTAGCAAGTAGAACAAAATCTAAATGCGATGCCATAGCAAACGATATTCCAAATGCAAATATCAAAACAGCATCAGTGGATGCAGATGATGTAAAACAATTGGTAGAGTTAATCCATAGTTTTAAACCAGATTTAGTCATTAATGTTGCGCTACCATACCAAGATTTGCCAATTATGGATGCTTGTTTAGAAACTGGCGTACACTACTTAGATACAGCAAACTACGAACCTAAAGACGAAGCAAAATTTGAATATTCTTGGCAATGGGCATACCAAGAAAGATTTAAGGAAAAAGGAATTATGGCATTGTTAGGATGTGGTTTTGACCCAGGACAATCGCAAATATATGTGGCACATGCTGCAAAACATCATTTTGATGAAATTCATTATTTAGATATTGTTGATTGTAATGCTGGCGACCACGGACAAGCATTTGCTACCAACTTCAATCCTGAAATTAACATCAGAGAAATAACACAAGATGGAAAATATTGGGAAAATGGCAAATGGGTCACAATTCCTGCAATGTCTATTCACAAACCTATCGAATATCCAAACATTGGCCCAAAAGAATCATATCTATTATACCACGAAGAATTAGAATCTTTAGTAAAAAACTTTCCAACTATAAAAAGAGCAAGATTCTGGATGACATTTGGACAGCAATATATTACACATCTAACTGTAATGCAAAACATAGGCCTAACTTCTATCAAACCTATTAAGTTTCAAGGACAAGATATTGTGCCATTAGAATTTTTAAAAGCATTATTGCCAGAACCAGGTTCTTTAGGCGAAAACTATACTGGCGAAACATCGATAGGCTGCCAGATAAAAGGTATTAAAGATGGCAAAGACCAAACTTATTTTATTTGGAATAATTGCAAACATCAAGATGCATATGCAGATACCAAAGCACAAGGCGTTAGCTATACAACTGGCGTTCCTGCCATGCTTGGCGCAAAATTGATGCTTGAAGGCATTTGGATGAAACCAGGCGTATACAATACTGAAGAAATGGATCCAGATCCATTTATGCAACAAATTGGCAAACTTGGACTGCCATGGCATGAACAAGTTGGTCTTACATTACCACACGAATATTAA